A single window of Rhodamnia argentea isolate NSW1041297 chromosome 5, ASM2092103v1, whole genome shotgun sequence DNA harbors:
- the LOC115726946 gene encoding cucurbitadienol 11-hydroxylase-like produces the protein MWVLSLCVATVALLYYVRWVYKWRNPKYNGVLPPGSMGLPLIGETLELLIPSYSLDLHPFIRKRAQRYGPIFRTHLAGRPLIVSVDPDFNNHILQQEGRLVEMWYFDIFAKLFAMEGESRMTRVGLVHKYIRRIFLNHFGSDILREKLLQQIEEMVERCLRKWSSQPCIEVKQAASAMMFDFVGKQLFSYDSGKTSDTTHERFTRFSRGFMAFPLDVPGTAYRRCLKRNERIGFRELKNMDCELDHRKLIDMLKDILRKRLNSRKTSNVDFLSQAIDSMHNQEFLTEDFIVQMMFAAIFASAESISSMLAMIIKLLSETPAVLDELRAEHARILERREGQSTALCWDEYKSMTFTMQVVNETLRLANAAPGQLRRAVRDIPVNGFMIPKGWPIIVVTTALHTNHDVFKNPLEFNPWRWKDLDSGTISKNFMPFGGGMRQCVGAEYTRAFLCAFLHVLVTKFRWAEIKIGDVYRNPILNFKDGVNVKLSEFMESYGPIFRTSIAGRPIIVSVDPEFNKHILQQEGRLVEMWYFDTYAKLFAMEGESRMTRVGLVHKYIRRIFLNHFGSDILREKLLQQIEEMVERCLRKWSSQPCIEVKQAVSAMMFDFVGKQLFSYDFGKTSETTNERFTRISRGLMAFPLNVPGTAYRSCLQEHRKMMDMLKDILRERLNSRKTSNVDFLDQAIDSMHDQEFLTEDFIARMMLGGIFASSESMSTALAMIFKFLSETPAVLEELRAEHTWILEKREAQSTALCWDEYKSMTFTMQVINEILRLTNATPGLLRRAVRDIPVNGFLIPKGWPIMVVLTALHMNPDVFENPLEFNPWRWKDLDPGTISKNFMPFGGGMRQCVGAEYARAFLCAFLHVLVTKFRWAEIKIGDVYRNPALGFKDGVNIKLSESWNKKSL, from the exons atgtgggttCTTTCTCTGTGTGTTGCGACagtggctttattgtattatgTTCGCTGGGTCTACAAGTGGAGGAACCCCAAATACAATGGAGTTTTGCCTCCAGGTTCGATGGGTTTGCCTCTCATTGGGGAGACTCTTGAGCTCTTGATTCCCAGTTACTCTCTTGATCTTCATCCTTTCATCAGAAAAAGAGCTCAGAG GTATGGGCCAATATTCCGAACACATTTAGCAGGTCGGCCTCTCATTGTTTCAGTAGACCCTGACTTTAATAACCACATCCTTCAGCAAGAAGGAAGGCTAGTTGAAATGTGGTACTTTGACATCTTTGCTAAGCTATTTGCAATGGAGGGTGAATCACGGATGACCAGAGTTGGTCTTGTTCACAAGTACATAAGAAGGATCTTTCTGAATCACTTTGGCTCCGACATCCTTAGAGAAAAGCTGCTTCAGCAAATAGAGGAAATGGTTGAGAGATGCTTAAGAAAGTGGTCGAGCCAACCGTGCATTGAAGTGAAACAAGCTGCTTCTGCT ATGATGTTCGATTTCGTGGGGAAGCAACTTTTCAGTTATGATTCTGGCAAGACTTCAGACACTACCCATGAGAGGTTCACCAGGTTCTCAAGAGGTTTCATGGCCTTTCCTTTGGATGTCCCGGGTACTGCATACCGTAGGTGCCTGAAG agaaatgagagaatagGCTTCAGGGAGTTGAAAAACATGGACTGTGAATTG GACCACAGGAAATTGATTGATATGCTCAAAGATATTCTGAGGAAGCGACTCAATTCAAGGAAAACAAGCAATGTGGATTTTCTCAGTCAGGCAATCGACAGCATGCACAATCAGGAGTTCCTGACAGAGGATTTCATAGTTCAGATGATGTTTGCAGCCATCTTTGCCAGCGCTGAGTCTATTTCGTCAATGCTGGCTATGATCATCAAGTTACTTTCTGAGACCCCAGCCGTCCTAGATGAATTAAGA GCCGAGCACGCACGGATCCTTGAAAGGAGAGAGGGGCAAAGTACTGCACTTTGTTGGGATGAATACAAGTCGATGACTTTCACGATGCAG GTAGTAAATGAAACACTCAGGCTGGCAAATGCTGCTCCAGGGCAACTCCGAAGAGCAGTGCGAGATATCCCAGTGAACG GATTTATGATCCCAAAAGGGTGGCCGATCATTGTAGTCACGACTGCTCTTCATACGAATCATGATGTGTTTAAGAACCCTCTTGAATTTAACCCTTGGCGCTGGAAG GATCTTGATTCGGGCACGATATCAAAGAACTTTATGCCTTTTGGTGGAGGAATGAGACAATGTGTTGGTGCAGAATACACTCGAGCTTTCTTATGTGCATTTCTTCATGTGTTGGTCACAAAGTTTAG GTGGGCGGAAATCAAGATTGGAGATGTCTACCGCAATCCTATACTAAATTTTAAAGACGGCGTCAACGTAAAGCTTTCGGAGTTCATGGAGTC GTATGGGCCGATATTCCGAACCAGTATAGCGGGTCGGCCTATTATTGTTTCGGTAGATCCTGAATTTAACAAGCACATCCTTCAGCAAGAAGGAAGGCTAGTTGAAATGTGGTACTTTGACACCTATGCTAAGCTATTTGCTATGGAGGGTGAATCCCGGATGACAAGAGTTGGTCTCGTTCACAAGTACATAAGAAGAATCTTTCTGAATCACTTTGGCTCCGACATCCTTAGAGAAAAGCTGCTTCAGCAAATAGAGGAAATGGTTGAGAGATGCTTAAGAAAGTGGTCGAGCCAACCGTGCATCGAAGTGAAACAAGCTGTTTCTGCT ATGATGTTCGATTTCGTGGGGAAGCAACTTTTCAGTTATGATTTTGGCAAGACTTCAGAAACTACCAATGAGAGGTTCACCAGGATCTCAAGGGGTCTTATGGCCTTTCCTTTGAATGTCCCGGGCACTGCATACCGTAGTTGCCTACAG GAACACAGGAAAATGATGGATATGCTCAAAGATATTCTGAGGGAAAGACTCAATTCAAGGAAAACAAGCAATGTGGATTTTCTCGATCAGGCAATTGACAGCATGCATGATCAGGAGTTCCTGACAGAGGATTTCATAGCTCGGATGATGCTTGGGGGCATCTTTGCTAGCTCTGAGTCCATGTCGACAGCGCTGGCTATGATCTTCAAGTTTCTTTCTGAGACCCCAGCAGTCCTAGAGGAATTAAGG GCCGAACACACATGGATCCTTGAAAAGAGAGAGGCGCAAAGTACTGCCCTTTGTTGGGATGAATACAAGTCGATGACTTTCACGATGCAG gTAATAAATGAAATACTCAGGCTGACAAATGCTACTCCAGGGCTGCTCCGAAGAGCAGTTCGAGATATCCCAGTGAACG GATTTCTGATCCCAAAAGGGTGGCCGATCATGGTAGTTTTGACCGCTCTGCATATGAATCCTGATGTGTTTGAGAATCCTCTTGAATTTAACCCTTGGCGCTGGAAG GATCTTGATCCAGGCACAATATCAAAGAACTTTATGCCTTTTGGTGGAGGAATGAGACAATGTGTTGGTGCAGAATACGCTCGAGCCTTCTTATGTGCATTTCTTCATGTGTTGGTCACAAAGTTTAG GTGGGCGGAAATCAAGATAGGAGACGTCTACCGCAATCCTGCACTAGGTTTTAAAGACGGCGTTAACATAAAGCTTTCGGAGTCATGGAACAAGAAGTCGCTTTAG